One region of Mycolicibacterium rhodesiae NBB3 genomic DNA includes:
- a CDS encoding TldD/PmbA family protein: MIGAQRVVDLALAEAERGGKADETIVLVTDRAGASLRWANNSMTTNGESVSRSTTVISIVRQGDTARVGSVVTSEVDPAAIAALVTASQDAALSAPEARDNAPALPGTDAPEDWEAPVPGTDVQAFLGVAGSLAARGFSGADQLYGFARHDVETTFLGTSSGLRRRFTQPTGSVEINGKRDGASAWVGFSTPDFADVPTDSMLERLSTRLGWARRTVELPAGRYETIMPPSTVADMMIYLWWSMDGRGAEEGRTALSAPGGGTRIGEKLTDLPLTMYSDPHADGLACTPFVTASASSERGSVFDNGLDIGRTDWIRDGTVNALAYPRASAAEFGAPVAAPADNLLMTGGTASLADMIASTERGLLLTTLWYIREVDPALLLMTGLTRDGVYLVEDGQVTAAVNNFRFNESPLDLLRRATEAGATDRTLPREWGDWVTRVTMPSLRIPDFHMSSVSQAQ; the protein is encoded by the coding sequence GTGATCGGAGCACAACGGGTGGTCGACCTCGCGCTGGCCGAGGCCGAGCGAGGGGGTAAGGCCGACGAGACCATCGTCCTGGTGACCGATCGCGCCGGAGCGTCGCTGCGGTGGGCGAACAACTCGATGACGACCAACGGCGAGTCGGTCAGCCGCAGCACGACGGTGATATCGATTGTGCGACAAGGTGATACGGCGCGCGTCGGGTCGGTGGTGACCAGCGAGGTCGACCCCGCCGCGATCGCCGCGCTGGTCACCGCGTCGCAGGATGCCGCGCTGTCGGCGCCCGAAGCGCGCGACAACGCGCCCGCGTTGCCCGGCACCGATGCGCCCGAGGACTGGGAGGCCCCGGTTCCCGGCACCGACGTGCAGGCGTTCCTGGGCGTGGCGGGCAGCCTCGCCGCGCGGGGATTCAGCGGTGCCGATCAGCTGTACGGGTTCGCCAGGCACGATGTCGAGACGACGTTCCTGGGTACGTCGAGCGGGCTGCGGCGGCGCTTCACCCAGCCCACGGGTTCGGTGGAGATCAACGGCAAACGCGACGGTGCCAGTGCGTGGGTCGGATTCAGCACACCCGACTTCGCCGATGTGCCAACGGATTCGATGCTGGAGCGGCTGTCGACGAGGCTGGGATGGGCGCGGCGGACCGTCGAGCTGCCTGCCGGTCGGTACGAGACGATCATGCCGCCGTCGACGGTGGCCGACATGATGATCTACCTCTGGTGGTCGATGGACGGCCGAGGTGCCGAGGAGGGGCGCACCGCGCTTTCTGCGCCGGGCGGCGGAACCCGGATAGGGGAGAAGCTCACCGATCTGCCGTTGACGATGTACTCCGATCCGCACGCCGACGGGTTGGCGTGTACACCGTTCGTCACCGCATCGGCGTCCTCGGAGCGCGGGTCGGTGTTCGACAATGGGCTGGATATCGGGCGCACCGACTGGATCCGCGACGGTACCGTCAACGCGCTGGCGTACCCGCGCGCATCAGCCGCTGAGTTCGGCGCGCCGGTGGCGGCGCCTGCGGACAACCTGCTGATGACCGGCGGGACGGCCAGCCTGGCGGACATGATCGCGAGCACCGAGCGGGGTCTGTTGTTGACGACCCTGTGGTACATCCGCGAGGTCGACCCGGCGCTGCTGCTGATGACAGGGCTGACCCGCGACGGTGTGTATCTCGTGGAGGACGGGCAGGTGACGGCGGCCGTCAACAACTTCCGGTTCAACGAGAGCCCGCTTGACCTGTTGCGACGGGCCACCGAGGCCGGCGCGACCGATCGCACCCTGCCACGGGAGTGGGGCGACTGGGTGACCCGGGTGACCATGCCGTCGCTGCGGATCCCCGACTTTCACATGTCGTCGGTCAGCCAGGCGCAATAA
- a CDS encoding carboxymuconolactone decarboxylase family protein yields the protein MSDENLAERIGGLVAMSSGDGRLDTLMRLTCGRALSLPPLPMEVDLIDGGAEHEPLVCTFTEQFATDVSGIGDNQRKLLAQALGDNVFRTVVMMFVADLVPRVWAGFEALGLRRHGNGGDIAWDHDSDPTDALLNGFLPAVARLRGLDPVTTEVVRLRGAAQHNCRLCKSRRETNALDAGGSEDLYGEIERYETSEKLTDAHKAALQYVDAMIWTPSQISPELATGVRKHFSEDQAFELTLDIMRNAANKIMVSLGVDAPLVTDGTELFSVDEDGQTVSASK from the coding sequence GTGAGCGACGAAAATCTGGCCGAGCGGATCGGCGGTCTGGTGGCGATGTCGTCGGGGGACGGACGGCTCGACACCCTGATGCGGCTGACCTGCGGGAGGGCGCTGTCGTTGCCACCGCTGCCCATGGAGGTCGATCTGATCGACGGGGGGGCCGAGCACGAACCGCTGGTGTGCACGTTCACCGAGCAATTCGCCACCGACGTGTCGGGCATCGGTGACAACCAGCGCAAGCTGCTGGCGCAGGCGCTGGGCGACAACGTGTTTCGGACCGTGGTGATGATGTTCGTCGCCGATCTCGTGCCCAGGGTGTGGGCGGGCTTCGAGGCGCTGGGGCTGCGCAGGCACGGCAACGGCGGCGACATCGCGTGGGACCACGACTCCGACCCGACCGACGCACTGCTCAACGGATTCCTGCCCGCGGTCGCGCGGTTGCGCGGGCTGGACCCGGTGACCACCGAGGTGGTGCGGCTGCGGGGAGCGGCGCAGCACAACTGCAGGCTGTGCAAGTCGAGGCGCGAGACCAACGCCCTCGACGCCGGCGGGTCGGAAGACCTCTACGGCGAGATCGAGCGGTACGAGACCTCGGAGAAGCTGACCGACGCGCACAAGGCGGCACTGCAGTATGTCGACGCGATGATCTGGACGCCGTCGCAGATCAGCCCCGAGCTCGCGACGGGGGTGCGCAAGCACTTCTCGGAGGATCAGGCGTTCGAGCTGACGCTGGACATCATGCGCAACGCGGCCAACAAGATCATGGTGTCGCTCGGGGTGGACGCCCCGCTGGTGACCGATGGCACGGAGTTGTTCTCCGTCGACGAGGACGGGCAGACGGTCTCCGCGAGTAAGTAG
- a CDS encoding MspA family porin, with protein sequence MARGVVAIGVTLSALVAPSATSHAGLDNELSLVDGQDRTLTVQQWDTFLNGVFPLDRNRLTREWFHSGRAKYIVAGPGADKFEGTLELGYQIGFPWSLGVGINFSYTTPNLLIDDASIAPNLTPGSPFGPTVGTGFAPLGSIITPNLFPGVSISADLGNGPGIQEVATFSVDVAGPQGGVAVSNAHGTVTGAAGGVLLRPFARLISKSGDSVTTYGEPWNMN encoded by the coding sequence ATCGCCCGAGGTGTTGTAGCTATCGGTGTCACCTTGTCCGCACTCGTCGCGCCGTCGGCGACGTCTCACGCGGGCCTCGACAACGAACTCAGCTTGGTGGACGGCCAAGATCGCACACTGACTGTTCAGCAGTGGGATACGTTCCTCAACGGGGTGTTCCCGTTGGATCGCAACCGGTTGACCCGCGAGTGGTTCCATAGTGGCCGCGCGAAGTACATCGTGGCGGGTCCGGGCGCCGACAAGTTTGAGGGCACCCTCGAATTGGGATACCAGATTGGCTTTCCGTGGTCGCTGGGAGTAGGTATCAACTTCAGCTACACTACGCCGAACCTCCTCATCGACGACGCGTCGATCGCCCCGAACCTCACGCCGGGAAGCCCGTTTGGTCCCACGGTCGGTACCGGGTTCGCTCCGCTAGGTTCGATCATTACGCCGAATCTGTTTCCTGGCGTGTCCATCAGCGCTGACCTCGGCAATGGTCCAGGTATTCAGGAAGTCGCAACATTTTCGGTTGATGTCGCCGGCCCGCAGGGCGGTGTGGCGGTTTCCAATGCCCATGGCACGGTCACGGGTGCGGCTGGTGGCGTGCTGCTGCGTCCCTTCGCCCGTCTGATCTCCAAGTCCGGCGACTCCGTCACGACCTATGGCGAACCCTGGAACATGAACTAG
- a CDS encoding response regulator transcription factor, with translation MRVLVVEDEVRLAETIRRGLESEGFVVDVEHRGDDGFHTAVSGTFDAIILDIMLPGKNGYDFVRDLRDQNVWTPVLMLSAKDGEYDLADAFDLGADDYLVKPFSFVVLFARLRALIRRGAPERPPVLTAGDVELDPARHKVSRAGIELSLTPREYSVLEFLMRHRDRVVSKTEIVNAVWDNHYGGDENIVEVYIRYLRRKIDLPFSGQSIETVRGVGYRFVGS, from the coding sequence GTGCGAGTGCTGGTGGTCGAAGACGAGGTTCGCCTCGCCGAGACGATCCGGCGAGGCCTGGAATCAGAGGGCTTCGTCGTCGACGTCGAGCATCGCGGCGACGACGGATTTCACACCGCCGTGTCGGGAACATTCGACGCGATCATTCTGGACATCATGTTGCCCGGCAAGAACGGCTACGACTTCGTGCGCGATCTGCGCGATCAGAATGTCTGGACTCCGGTGTTGATGTTGTCGGCGAAGGACGGTGAATACGACCTGGCCGATGCGTTTGATTTGGGCGCAGACGACTACCTGGTCAAACCGTTCTCCTTCGTCGTCCTGTTCGCCAGACTTCGAGCTCTGATTCGGCGTGGGGCGCCCGAACGTCCCCCGGTGTTGACTGCCGGTGATGTCGAGCTCGACCCGGCGCGACACAAGGTGAGTCGCGCGGGAATCGAGCTGTCCTTGACGCCAAGGGAATACTCCGTCCTGGAGTTTCTCATGCGACATCGCGATCGGGTGGTCAGCAAGACTGAAATCGTCAACGCCGTGTGGGACAACCATTACGGCGGCGACGAAAACATCGTCGAGGTCTACATCCGGTATCTGCGCCGGAAGATCGACTTACCGTTTTCCGGGCAGAGCATCGAAACCGTTCGCGGTGTCGGCTACCGATTCGTCGGCAGTTGA
- a CDS encoding sensor histidine kinase: MRTVVSAVSRPSQWTVRMRTTVAATLVVLMCLLLAGAALLMVLYHSLASSAQSTADARAAQVADQLQTEPPPDLDRAMLATDSQVGVVQVIDRQGDVVVASAASPETALSSTFLEPGARRFFGRVEIDPSNDFWVTGVGAQTPTGPVTVLVAADREPVESVVATVAGLLAVGVPIVICLVAYGTHRLVGAALQPVERIRAKVSLVTSGKLAERIPVPLAEDEVTRLAVTMNEMLDRLEAGQAAQQRFISDASHELRSPLATITTALELAHDQPEMLDDALIEESLLPEANRMQRLVADLLLLARTDEDSALRSYADVDVDDLLIIEAERVKTITGLSVATHISHVRVVGDPRALARLVRNLVDNATRHARSCIALQCRRVGDHAQIVIQDDGPGVPVAERARVFDRFVRLDSPRTRESGGAGLGLSIVAQIVETHRGRVTLDESPSGGARFVVELPLFVDQPVADTADGLDLMPGRG; encoded by the coding sequence ATGAGGACAGTCGTGTCGGCGGTTTCGCGGCCTTCTCAGTGGACGGTGCGCATGCGCACGACTGTCGCGGCAACTCTCGTTGTCCTGATGTGTCTGCTGCTGGCCGGTGCAGCGTTGCTGATGGTGTTGTATCACTCGCTGGCAAGTTCGGCACAGTCGACAGCCGACGCACGGGCGGCCCAGGTGGCTGATCAGCTTCAGACAGAGCCGCCGCCCGACCTGGATCGCGCCATGCTGGCCACGGATAGTCAGGTCGGTGTGGTGCAGGTCATCGATCGGCAAGGAGACGTCGTCGTAGCCTCTGCAGCCAGTCCCGAGACCGCGCTTTCGTCGACGTTTCTCGAGCCGGGTGCCCGGCGCTTTTTTGGAAGAGTCGAGATCGATCCCAGCAACGACTTCTGGGTCACGGGAGTCGGAGCGCAAACGCCGACCGGGCCGGTGACGGTCTTGGTAGCTGCGGATCGAGAACCGGTTGAATCCGTCGTCGCTACCGTGGCTGGTCTACTGGCCGTCGGTGTCCCGATCGTGATTTGTCTCGTGGCGTATGGGACGCATCGGCTCGTGGGTGCGGCGTTGCAACCCGTCGAGCGTATTCGTGCGAAAGTGTCGTTAGTGACCAGCGGCAAACTTGCCGAACGTATTCCGGTTCCCCTGGCTGAGGACGAGGTCACCAGGCTGGCGGTGACGATGAATGAGATGCTGGATCGTCTCGAGGCCGGTCAGGCCGCACAACAGCGGTTCATCAGCGATGCGTCCCACGAACTCCGCAGTCCTCTCGCGACGATCACCACCGCGCTCGAACTTGCGCACGACCAACCGGAGATGCTCGATGACGCACTCATCGAGGAGTCGTTACTCCCGGAAGCCAACCGGATGCAGCGCCTCGTGGCGGATCTGCTCCTATTGGCGCGCACGGACGAGGATTCCGCGCTGCGAAGTTATGCCGACGTCGATGTGGACGACTTGCTGATCATCGAGGCCGAGCGTGTAAAGACGATCACCGGGTTGTCTGTGGCCACCCATATCAGTCACGTTCGCGTCGTCGGAGACCCGAGAGCACTTGCCCGGCTAGTGCGCAACCTCGTAGACAACGCGACCCGGCACGCCCGTAGTTGTATTGCCCTTCAATGCCGCCGCGTGGGCGACCACGCACAGATCGTGATCCAGGATGACGGGCCAGGTGTTCCGGTGGCCGAGCGTGCCCGAGTGTTCGATCGCTTCGTCAGGTTGGATTCGCCGCGTACGAGAGAGTCTGGCGGGGCGGGGCTCGGCCTCTCCATCGTCGCGCAGATCGTGGAGACACACCGCGGTCGTGTCACGCTTGACGAATCACCCAGTGGAGGAGCGCGATTCGTCGTTGAGCTTCCGCTATTCGTCGACCAGCCGGTAGCCGACACCGCGGACGGTCTCGATTTGATGCCCGGACGAGGCTGA
- a CDS encoding response regulator transcription factor: MRVLVVEDEVQLAELIRRGLVAQGFVVEVEHRGDAGFETIISDTFDAIVLDIMLPGMNGYEIVRGVRSRGVWTPVLMLSAKDGEYDLADAFDLGADDYLIKPFSFVVLIARLRALMRRGAPERPAVLTVGELELDPSRHRVLCAGAELALTPREYSVLEFLMRHRDAVVTKDEILRSVWDTNYSGDDNIVEVYIGYLRRKIDSASSGHQIETVRGVGYRLVDE; the protein is encoded by the coding sequence ATGCGTGTTCTGGTGGTTGAAGATGAAGTTCAACTCGCCGAACTGATTCGCCGCGGACTGGTTGCTCAGGGCTTCGTCGTCGAAGTCGAGCATCGCGGCGATGCAGGCTTTGAGACTATAATCAGCGATACCTTCGACGCGATCGTCCTGGACATCATGTTGCCCGGAATGAACGGTTATGAAATCGTTCGCGGAGTGCGCTCGCGTGGCGTGTGGACACCGGTGCTGATGCTGTCGGCCAAGGACGGCGAGTACGACCTCGCCGATGCGTTCGACCTGGGCGCCGACGACTATCTGATCAAACCGTTCTCATTCGTCGTACTCATCGCGCGACTGCGTGCTCTCATGCGTCGCGGCGCACCGGAACGCCCGGCCGTCCTGACGGTCGGCGAGCTCGAGCTCGACCCCTCCCGCCACCGAGTCCTCTGTGCCGGCGCCGAATTGGCCCTGACCCCGCGGGAATACAGCGTGCTGGAATTCTTGATGCGGCACCGTGACGCCGTCGTCACGAAGGATGAGATCCTCCGATCGGTGTGGGACACCAATTACAGCGGCGACGACAACATCGTCGAGGTGTACATTGGCTATCTGCGGCGCAAGATCGACTCAGCCTCGTCCGGGCATCAAATCGAGACCGTCCGCGGTGTCGGCTACCGGCTGGTCGACGAATAG
- a CDS encoding phosphatase PAP2 family protein, whose product MKHSQHLLREAAGTFLAVHAGSEIAVGGLLVSTVAVAAGWGLRNRMPGWAAASLRVAGLVSAIVVLACQARGAGWLTGVDRSVTMWLADHRNPTVDALALTVTNGFGPIVTTGLTAAFGLLVGMRSRSILNGLVIVCTVGGASLLCWLIKLVVERPRPPLLIQVTPETDFSFPSGHVTGAAALFGILAVIVGMVGSRLATLVIGAVGVLTVSAVALSRLYLGVHWLTDVLASVLLAAVVLMFAAALLPTMRVLPSALSPANNAAEKPY is encoded by the coding sequence GTGAAACATTCTCAGCACCTACTGCGCGAGGCGGCCGGCACCTTCCTTGCAGTGCATGCGGGCAGTGAGATTGCCGTCGGCGGACTACTCGTCTCGACAGTCGCGGTCGCCGCGGGATGGGGCCTTCGCAATCGAATGCCGGGTTGGGCGGCAGCAAGTTTGCGGGTGGCTGGCCTCGTATCGGCGATCGTCGTGCTGGCCTGTCAGGCCCGAGGTGCCGGGTGGTTGACCGGAGTCGACCGCTCAGTGACGATGTGGCTGGCCGACCACCGTAACCCGACGGTCGACGCACTGGCCCTGACAGTTACAAACGGCTTCGGGCCGATTGTCACCACCGGCCTCACTGCAGCCTTCGGGCTACTTGTCGGCATGCGGTCGCGATCGATTCTCAACGGACTGGTGATTGTCTGCACCGTTGGCGGTGCGTCGCTGCTGTGCTGGCTGATCAAACTCGTGGTCGAACGACCTCGACCACCACTTCTCATTCAAGTGACACCCGAGACCGATTTCTCGTTTCCCTCTGGCCACGTCACTGGTGCCGCGGCGCTGTTCGGAATCTTGGCAGTGATCGTCGGCATGGTCGGCAGCCGGCTGGCAACGCTGGTGATCGGCGCTGTTGGAGTGCTCACCGTGTCGGCGGTGGCCCTGAGTCGGCTGTACCTCGGCGTGCACTGGCTCACCGACGTGCTGGCAAGCGTGCTCCTTGCCGCAGTAGTGCTCATGTTCGCTGCAGCGCTTCTGCCGACCATGCGAGTCCTGCCGTCAGCTTTGAGTCCTGCGAATAATGCTGCAGAGAAACCATATTGA
- a CDS encoding COG4705 family protein → MTNSTHSADVLSPRGMLSKVPEITVWFWIIKILCTTVGESFADWINMTLGLGLNATALIFTAVLAVVLVWQLCLSRYVPFVYWLTVVVVSVTGTLYTDILTDDLGVPLALSTSVFAAILVVVFGVWWARERTLSIHSITTLPRELFYWLAILVTFALGTAAGDWTLELTGWGPGTSVLLPAALIVAVVIGWRLGANPVLSFWLAYVLTRPLGANLGDWLAFPPEQQGLGLGTALTSVIFLAAILATVVYLTITRADVIEKTTSAEAFARPKSLTRERLMLGYYAVIGLVAATFLTWAAEQPHAAAPASEEESGASAAVTLAPGQSATEKWPPAEVATFRTIVSDTLTKVQAGDQTGARARITDLETAWDNDQPTLQPMDDTGWTVLDGQIDSALTAVRAGNPDSATETQALTELLTSLK, encoded by the coding sequence ATGACGAATTCGACACATTCCGCGGACGTCTTGTCGCCCCGCGGCATGCTGAGCAAGGTTCCCGAGATCACGGTGTGGTTCTGGATCATCAAGATCCTGTGCACCACTGTCGGCGAGAGCTTCGCCGACTGGATCAACATGACATTGGGACTCGGTCTCAACGCGACCGCCCTAATCTTCACAGCGGTCCTTGCCGTGGTACTCGTCTGGCAGTTGTGCCTGAGTCGCTACGTGCCCTTCGTCTACTGGCTGACCGTTGTCGTCGTCAGCGTCACGGGCACGCTCTACACCGATATCCTCACCGACGACCTCGGGGTACCACTTGCGCTGAGCACCAGCGTTTTCGCGGCGATTTTGGTGGTCGTCTTCGGCGTCTGGTGGGCACGCGAACGCACCCTGTCGATTCACAGCATCACCACGTTGCCTCGCGAATTGTTCTACTGGCTGGCGATTCTGGTCACCTTCGCTCTGGGAACAGCAGCCGGCGACTGGACCCTCGAGCTCACGGGGTGGGGACCAGGTACGTCGGTTCTCTTGCCCGCAGCACTGATCGTCGCGGTCGTGATCGGCTGGCGACTGGGCGCCAACCCAGTGCTGTCGTTCTGGCTCGCTTACGTCCTGACCCGGCCGCTGGGTGCGAATCTCGGGGACTGGCTCGCATTCCCGCCCGAACAGCAGGGGTTGGGGCTGGGTACGGCGCTCACCAGCGTCATCTTCCTCGCCGCGATCCTCGCGACTGTCGTATACCTCACCATTACGCGCGCCGACGTCATCGAGAAAACCACCAGCGCCGAGGCCTTCGCCCGGCCGAAGAGCCTGACACGAGAACGACTGATGTTGGGCTATTACGCCGTCATCGGCCTGGTTGCGGCGACCTTCCTCACCTGGGCAGCCGAACAACCACACGCGGCCGCACCTGCCAGCGAAGAGGAATCCGGCGCCTCGGCAGCGGTCACGCTTGCCCCCGGTCAGTCCGCCACCGAGAAGTGGCCGCCCGCAGAGGTCGCGACGTTCCGCACCATCGTCAGCGATACGCTGACGAAGGTGCAGGCCGGTGACCAGACCGGTGCACGCGCACGGATAACGGACCTCGAAACCGCCTGGGACAATGATCAACCCACGCTGCAGCCCATGGACGACACGGGTTGGACGGTGCTCGACGGGCAGATCGACAGCGCGTTGACCGCTGTTCGGGCCGGCAATCCCGATTCCGCCACCGAAACGCAAGCGTTGACCGAGTTGCTGACTTCCCTGAAATGA
- a CDS encoding COG4705 family protein, with translation MVVRKLPLVTVLFWILKVVATTLGETGGDLLAQTLHVGYLHSTVIFFGLLVVALVVQLRARRFRPAIFWTVIALTSTAGTTLSDLMNRTGGIGYTGGAVLLSTGLAIVFLAWWRSGQTLDVENIATFRGEMLYWVAILFSNSLGTSSGDFLSDSLGFGFGTSALVLSVVMGVLLPLHYLTRVNGMVLFWIAFVLTRPLGATVGDYLSKPLDHGGLAWGTMWTSAALLAALVALVAYQTAADRRHPLQLLPEPRHRRTGKPQRLNGELVTVTVPVGNSLEKDLGFPRIVR, from the coding sequence ATGGTGGTTCGTAAACTACCGCTCGTCACGGTGTTGTTCTGGATCCTCAAGGTCGTCGCCACGACCCTCGGCGAGACCGGTGGCGATCTGCTGGCCCAAACCCTCCATGTGGGATACCTCCACAGCACGGTGATCTTCTTCGGCCTGCTCGTCGTAGCGCTGGTGGTCCAACTGAGGGCACGTCGGTTCCGGCCCGCGATCTTCTGGACGGTCATCGCACTGACGAGCACGGCGGGAACAACTCTGTCGGACTTGATGAACCGGACAGGTGGAATCGGCTACACGGGCGGGGCAGTCCTCCTCTCCACCGGCCTGGCGATTGTGTTCTTAGCGTGGTGGCGAAGTGGTCAGACCCTCGACGTAGAGAACATCGCGACGTTCCGCGGCGAAATGCTGTACTGGGTCGCCATCCTGTTCTCCAACAGCTTGGGTACATCAAGCGGTGACTTTCTTTCTGACAGCCTGGGATTCGGTTTCGGCACCAGCGCGCTGGTGCTGTCGGTGGTCATGGGAGTGCTACTGCCGCTGCACTATCTGACCCGGGTGAACGGAATGGTGCTGTTCTGGATCGCGTTCGTTCTCACTCGGCCCCTCGGGGCGACAGTCGGGGACTACCTGAGCAAGCCGTTGGACCACGGAGGCTTGGCGTGGGGGACGATGTGGACCTCTGCCGCGCTGCTTGCGGCATTGGTCGCCCTGGTGGCCTATCAGACGGCCGCAGATCGTCGACATCCGTTGCAGCTGCTCCCCGAGCCTCGGCACCGACGCACTGGGAAGCCGCAGCGTCTGAACGGAGAGCTCGTCACTGTCACTGTGCCGGTCGGGAATTCTCTTGAGAAGGATCTAGGATTCCCGCGAATTGTCCGCTGA
- a CDS encoding nitroreductase family protein, whose protein sequence is MYGSRGVTHDDIDGQREAVLRNWEFFRAPLAGIVCMHRDLEYVDSLGVGMFLQTSFLSLTARGVGTCVQVSIAGYPHILHAQLGIAPEYRILYGLAIGYPDADLPANQLHIARNPIADNVVFHDY, encoded by the coding sequence GTGTACGGGTCGAGGGGCGTCACCCACGACGACATCGATGGCCAGCGCGAGGCGGTGCTGCGCAACTGGGAGTTCTTCCGGGCGCCGCTCGCCGGCATCGTCTGCATGCACCGCGACCTGGAGTACGTCGACAGTCTCGGCGTTGGGATGTTCCTGCAGACGTCCTTCCTGTCGCTGACCGCACGCGGCGTGGGCACGTGTGTGCAGGTATCGATTGCGGGTTACCCGCATATCCTGCACGCGCAGTTGGGGATTGCGCCCGAGTACCGCATCCTGTACGGGCTCGCGATCGGCTATCCGGACGCGGATTTGCCCGCCAACCAACTACACATCGCGCGTAATCCGATCGCGGACAACGTCGTCTTCCACGACTACTGA
- a CDS encoding DUF5994 family protein, protein MLTITENITNGSTRRPAIANLRMQLKPAHRSCGFVQGAWWPRSAQLDRELPSLLAALSLRVGAIDSVLYHENDWSPGPLSIEHEGDQVIVSGRQEWPNVVSLFGPRFGRLDLLVVPPYTEPTHAYDVVKRAASVNDASTPDQLLGITRRADDRLLSPIALQRWEADGGALPLASRSGSQMQDA, encoded by the coding sequence ATGTTGACGATCACCGAGAACATCACCAACGGTTCGACTCGCCGGCCCGCCATCGCAAACCTGCGCATGCAACTTAAACCCGCGCACCGCTCTTGCGGCTTCGTCCAGGGCGCCTGGTGGCCCCGATCAGCCCAACTCGACCGCGAACTGCCCTCGCTCCTGGCAGCGCTGTCCCTGCGTGTCGGTGCCATCGACAGTGTGCTCTACCACGAAAATGACTGGTCCCCAGGACCGCTCAGCATCGAGCATGAGGGCGATCAAGTGATCGTCAGCGGCCGCCAGGAGTGGCCGAACGTCGTCTCGCTGTTCGGGCCGCGCTTCGGAAGGCTCGACCTGCTGGTCGTACCCCCTTATACCGAGCCCACTCACGCCTACGACGTGGTGAAAAGAGCGGCCAGTGTCAACGACGCATCCACGCCCGACCAATTGCTCGGTATCACGCGGCGCGCCGATGATCGGCTACTGTCCCCGATCGCGCTGCAACGGTGGGAGGCCGACGGAGGAGCGCTGCCCCTGGCGTCACGGTCAGGATCCCAGATGCAGGATGCCTGA